One part of the Huiozyma naganishii CBS 8797 chromosome 13, complete genome genome encodes these proteins:
- the MLF3 gene encoding Mlf3p (similar to Saccharomyces cerevisiae VHS2 (YIL135C) and MLF3 (YNL074C); ancestral locus Anc_2.222), which yields MSRFECATPSQDDRLQFNMTQPPSPTLSERSLIFERDVQEGSSFLPIAANATEGNSTATSASITNLNGLSKQRSYSQSIPITRSNSAAYVPGFISRLADWGVPRSLEPLMTSPTAPPLAPTPVVLNRRLSRTNSHSSSNVLCQGGSVLLSNSLSTPGLNNHVHHNRRRTLENMVAPALDASCSLLADESTDLENVDVVHSRSSSVIGLDMALGYMRSNPRSRNNSNIPASSVAPNYKPTGNDHTVEDSNGKTLNFYSYAALRTDEMTSGNSQIASRPGSVSSHCSTGCKPSHSPNIFQQQQFKTGGTADGPGSPVLNPFLGRRESSPYLSLSPPQNCRRLSNTNHINGGAKTPTSPLNGNQFSILSSNMASVLLQDSSKHAPLKKPNRLRNNSLGVEKFGGKLGQLSRFHIESDNDDALSDADIDVPDRAHSCIQEGIISTAPLSKKRTGSTNTTIPLLASPYEGQTIHTPVGRTVTFLDRKNGSASVIQLQPTPVSYGVENQLQTEKLGDVLRRRLSESRPE from the coding sequence ATGAGCAGGTTTGAATGTGCGACTCCGTCGCAGGATGACCGACTGCAATTCAACATGACGCAACCTCCGTCTCCGACGCTCAGCGAAAGGTCGCTGATCTTTGAGAGAGACGTACAGGAGGGATCATCCTTTTTGCCCATAGCTGCTAATGCCACAGAGGGTAACTCGACGGCGACCTCTGCGTCCATAACCAACCTGAACGGGCTTTCCAAGCAGAGGTCGTACTCGCAGTCGATTCCGATCACACGATCGAACTCGGCAGCGTACGTGCCCGGGTTTATCTCGAGGCTAGCAGACTGGGGGGTCCCTCGTTCCCTCGAGCCCCTGATGACGTCGCCCACAGCACCACCGCTCGCTCCCACACCGGTCGTGCTCAACAGGAGACTGTCCAGGACAAACTCCCACTCGAGCTCGAATGTCCTGTGCCAAGGTGGATCCGTGCTGTTGTCTAACTCACTTTCGACACCAGGGTTGAATAACCATGTTCACCACAACAGGCGCAGAACTTTGGAGAACATGGTGGCCCCCGCGCTCGATGCTAGTTGCTCGCTGCTCGCGGACGAGTCCACAGACCTCGAAAACGTCGACGTCGTCCACTCCAGGTCCTCCTCCGTGATCGGACTGGACATGGCCCTCGGATACATGAGGTCCAACCCTCGATCGagaaacaacagcaacatccCAGCATCGAGTGTGGCCCCCAACTATAAGCCAACGGGGAACGACCACACGGTGGAGGACAGCAACGGGAAGACTTTGAACTTCTACTCGTACGCGGCACTGCGGACAGACGAGATGACAAGCGGTAACTCGCAGATCGCAAGTAGACCAGGGTCCGTCAGCTCGCACTGCTCCACGGGCTGTAAACCTTCACACTCTCCCAATATCtttcagcaacaacagttcAAGACGGGGGGTACAGCAGACGGACCAGGTTCCCCCGTGCTCAACCCGTTCCTCGGAAGAAGGGAATCGTCGCCTTACCTGTCTTTATCCCCACCACAGAACTGTAGAAGGTTATCGAACACAAATCATATAAACGGTGGAGCGAAAACACCCACAAGCCCACTGAACGGTAACCAGTTCTCTATTCTATCTTCCAACATGGCGTCTGTGTTGTTACAGGATTCGAGCAAGCACGCTCCCTTGAAGAAGCCGAATAGGTTGAGAAATAACAGCTTAGGAGTCGAGAAGTTTGGCGGGAAATTGGGCCAATTGTCTAGGTTCCACATCGAGTCCgacaacgacgacgcaCTCTCAGATGCGGACATAGACGTCCCTGACAGGGCACATTCCTGTATTCAGGAGGGCATCATATCAACGGCTCCGCTAAGCAAGAAGAGAACGGGATCTACTAATACCACTATACCACTACTCGCGTCCCCCTACGAGGGCCAGACAATCCATACGCCAGTGGGTCGCACAGTCACATTTCTGGATAGGAAGAACGGCAGCGCATCGGTGATTCAGCTGCAACCTACACCGGTTTCATACGGCGTCGAAAATCAACTTCAAACGGAGAAGTTGGGTGACGTGCTGAGACGGAGGTTGTCCGAGTCAAGACCGGAATAA
- the IMP4 gene encoding snoRNA-binding rRNA-processing protein IMP4 (similar to Saccharomyces cerevisiae IMP4 (YNL075W); ancestral locus Anc_2.221) — protein MLRRQARERREYLYRKAQQLQEAQLAEKRQVIKQALEQGKPLPRELAEETQLQEDYRYDQSTNLAEEEIDDEYSHTSGVADPRIVVTTSRDASTRLLQFAKEIKLMFPQATRLNRGNIIISNLVGACIKSGTSDLIVLHEHRGVPTSLTISHFPHGPTASFSLHNVVLRHDILNRGNVSEMNPHLIFDGFTTKLGERVVSILKHLFAPGTKPTSQRVITFANRGDFISVRQHVYVKTKDSVELAEVGPRFEMKLYELRLGTMDNKDADVEWQLKRFVRTANRKDYL, from the coding sequence ATGTTGAGAAGACAGGCACGTGAAAGGAGAGAGTATTTGTACCGGAAGGCGCAGCAGCTCCAGGAGGCGCAACTTGCCGAGAAGAGGCAGGTGATCAAGCAGGCTTTGGAGCAAGGGAAGCCGTTGCCCAGGGAACTGGCTGAGGAGACGCAGCTACAGGAGGACTACCGGTACGACCAGTCGACGAATCTTGCTGAGGAGGAGatcgacgacgagtacTCGCATACGAGCGGTGTCGCTGACCCGCGTATCGTGGTCACCACTTCGCGTGATGCCAGTACGAGGCTGCTGCAGTTTGCAAAGGAGATAAAACTGATGTTCCCACAGGCGACGAGGTTGAACCGTGGTAACATAATCATTTCGAATCTCGTCGGTGCGTGTATCAAGTCCGGGACCTCCGATTTGATAGTGTTGCACGAACACAGGGGTGTCCCCACAAGTCTAACCATATCACATTTCCCACATGGGCCTACTGCATCGTTTAGTTTGCACAACGTTGTGCTGAGACACGATATACTGAACAGGGGGAACGTTTCCGAGATGAACCCTCATTTGATATTCGACGGGTTTACGACAAAATTGGGCGAGAGAGTTGTTTCGATCCTCAAACATCTATTCGCTCCTGGCACGAAACCAACGAGCCAGCGGGTCATCACGTTTGCCAACAGGGGGGACTTCATCAGCGTCAGGCAGCACGTTTACGTTAAGACGAAGGATAGCGTTGAGTTGGCGGAGGTGGGCCCGCGATTCGAGATGAAGTTGTACGAGCTGAGACTGGGGACTATGGATAACAAGGACGCGGATGTGGAATGGCAATTGAAACGGTTTGTCAGGACGGCAAACCGGAAAGACTATCTGTAA